Proteins found in one Zea mays cultivar B73 chromosome 1, Zm-B73-REFERENCE-NAM-5.0, whole genome shotgun sequence genomic segment:
- the LOC100502270 gene encoding uncharacterized protein LOC100502270 codes for MRYLMTCLFGLVFGTVFWQKGKNIDSQQDLYNLLGATYAATFFLGASNCITVQPVVSIERAVFYREKAAGMYSPLSYAFAQTCVEVIYTILQGILYTVIIYAMIGYDWKADKFFYFLFFITASFNYFTLFGMMLVACTPSALLANILITFALPLWNLFAGFLIVRPVSMQATLLGSKI; via the exons ATGCGCTATCTGATGACATGTCTCTTTGGCCTTGTATTTGGTACAGTATTTTGGCAAAAAGGAAAGAACAT AGATTCACAACAAGATTTATATAATCTGCTTGGAGCCACTTACGCTGCTACATTCTTTCTTGGGGCTTCAAATTGCATCACGGTTCAGCCTGTTGTATCGATTGAGCGAGCAGTTTTCTACCGTGAGAAGGCAGCGGGGATGTACTCTCCGTTATCCTATGCATTTGCTCAG ACATGTGTGGAGGTCATCTACACCATCTTACAGGGGATACTGTACACAGTCATCATATATGCGATGATCGGATATGACTGGAAAGCGGATAAATTCTTCTATTTCCTGTTTTTCATCACTGCAAGCTTCAACTACTTCACATTGTTCGGCATGATGTTGGTAGCATGCACTCCCTCCGCATTGCTCGCGAACATTCTCATCACGTTTGCTCTACCTCTGTGGAACCTCTTTGCTGGATTCCTCATCGTTAGACCGGTGAGCATGCAAGCTACTCTTCTGGGTTCCAAAATTTGA